The following coding sequences lie in one Spea bombifrons isolate aSpeBom1 chromosome 5, aSpeBom1.2.pri, whole genome shotgun sequence genomic window:
- the LOC128496777 gene encoding uncharacterized protein LOC128496777, with product MTMEEPAGRGTIGELFLALYEMGFEESQVQGALRAGCLGVQDAADWILRSGQQRGSLHIQREADPGAGAVTAFNPPRDRGTAGDAPAARASPEPGACPPAISSRAQHRRAYEEKQSAREAEEAKEERRCKKKDRDLVLQRIAEDRQKLHDRQQVNEPQRGQSSESKGHLTDNGCALMVRLPSGSSIRLRFPADCLLRSVCDHLESTQPALAPCSLLQTFPTRHFTEEDMEHSLRDLGLTPNAALCVRHKEKLLAEPDLEPPASSPEPPASSPAPVDTICSPDELMSQGQRLLPILGSPAHSVSPNVLMRDGPLPSPQHSWGRGQSLVSQEQVRPEGEPGAPGDVDLIPSGSRSPGSGSHRWPSNGVRLRPSDESGDSVAPASSPSLEGPPSVRARVAAELRQESVEREPAVCRVSRLSAVPSLRCQALQGALAVITAPTLQYSGSLSRLTPELAELLIHHMIKERVLRPRNLELFTGNPVRSITLNCYQYCTNDLIRHLRGFPNLRILSLSACTLLTDVALSVAQYLPKLQYLNLSSCTKLTESCLLYLRDLKHLSHLVLDQTKVSDAGMCDFLLCTRSSLTHLSVNQTAVTERTLSLLGHRTPDLRVLSIKHTPVSDISHLCELKQLNTLHLDSTHVTEQSLMAVTSLSELTTLTLSGVQSVTSDRVLALLSGLSLTRLVLPGRRCLTHHGLSFLQQLSTLVELDLTDHTHITDQGVQHVSHLRRLQVLSLCNTSVSDAGLVHLQGLRHLEELSLDRTKVTSRGVSRCIPHLPHLQVLGLADTAVGDNVLKLGIRRCKNLLKVNLSRTRVTNKGLCFLREVSIVQMNLDGTGVTGQGVADLMLSCTSILSIRANSLRLIPAQEISDEED from the exons ATGACCATGGAGGAGCCGGCAGGACGTGGG ACGATCGGCGAGCTCTTCCTGGCTCTTTATGAAATGGGTTTTGAGGAGTCGCAGGTTCAGGGCGCTCTGCGGGCCGGCTGTCTAGGGGTGCAGGACGCCGCCGACTG GATTTTGCGGAGTGGGCAGCAGCGTGGCTCGTTACACATCCAACGCGAGGCAGACCCCGGAGCAGGAGCCGTGACAGCTTTCAATCCGCCGAGAGACAGAGGAACTGCCGGTGACGCCCCAG CTGCTAGAGCGTCGCCAGAGCCCGGGGCCTGTCCACCAGCCATCTCCAGCAGAGCGCAGCACAGACGAGCGTACGAGGAGAAGCAGAGCGCCAGAGAGGCGGAGGAGGCGAAGGAAGAGAGACGCTGCAAGAAAAAG GATCGGGATCTCGTTCTCCAGCGTATTGCGGAGGATCGGCAGAAACTGCATGACCGGCAGCAGGTTAACGAGCCCCAAAGGGGTCAGAGTTCAGAGAGCAAAGGTCATCTGACAGATAATGGCTGCGCTCTAATG GTGCGTCTCCCCTCGGGAAGCTCCATCCGCTTGCGGTTTCCTGCGGACTGTCTCTTGCGGTCCGTCTGCGATCACCTGGAGTCCACGCAGCCGGCTCTGGCGCCCTGCAGCCTCCTGCAGACCTTTCCCACCAGACACTTCACTGAGGAGGACATGGAGCACAGCCTGCGCGACCTCGGCCTCACCCCTAATGCCGCTCTGTGTGTTCGCCACAAAGAGAAGCTTCTAGCAGAACCCGACCTGGAGCCCCCCGCATCGTCTCCTGAGCCCCCCGCATCGTCTCCGGCCCCCGTGGACACCATCTGCAGTCCCGATGAGCTCATGTCACAAGGACAGCGCCTCCTGCCTATTTTGGGTTCACCGGCTCACTCCGTGTCCCCCAACGTCCTAATGAGAGACGGGCCGCTTCCCTCCCCGCAGCACTCATGGG GTCGAGGGCAGAGCTTGGTGAGTCAGGAGCAAGTTAGACCCGAGGGAGAGCCGGGTGCCCCGGGag ACGTTGATTTGATTCCATCGGGTTCCAGATCGCCCGGCTCGGGATCCCACCGCTGGCCCTCTAATGGAGTGAGGCTCCG ACCGTCGGATGAGAGCGGTGACTCTGTGGCCCCGGCCTCCTCCCCGTCTCTGGAGGGCCCCCCAAGCGTCAGGGCGCGAGTGGCTGCGGAGCTTCGACAGGAGAGCGTGGAGCGGGAGCCGGCTGTCTGCAGAGTCTCCAGGCTGTCGGCCGTCCCCAGCTTACGCTGCCAGGCCCTGCAGGGTGCACTCGCTGTAATCACCG CACCGACCCTGCAGTACTCGGGCTCGCTTTCCCGTCTGACCCCGGAGCTGGCAGAACTCCTCATCCATCACATGATCAAGGAGCGCGTCCTCCGGCCCCGGAACCTGGAGCTGTTTACAGGCAACCCGGTCCGCAGCATTACCCTCAACTGCTACCAGTACTGCACCAATGACCTCATCCGACATCTGCGGGGCTTCCCCAATCTGAGGATCCTCAGCCTGAGCGCCTGTACCCTGCTGACAG ACGTGGCTCTGTCGGTGGCGCAGTATTTGCCGAAGCTGCAATATCTCAATCTCAGCTCCTGCACCAAACTTACAGAGTCCTGTCTGCTCTACCTGAGAG ATCTGAAGCACTTGTCGCACCTTGTCCTGGATCAGACCAAAGTGAGCGATGCTGGAATGTGTGATTTCCTGCTCTGCACTCGCTCTTCACTGACTCACCTGAGTGTAAATCAGACCGCTGTGACAGAACGCACCCTGAGCCTGCTGGGCCACCGTACCCCCGACCTGCGAGTGCTAAGCATCAAACATACCCCG GTGTCGGACATCTCTCATCTGTGTGAGCTGAAGCAGCTGAACACTTTGCACTTAGACAGCACCCACGTTACAGAGCAGTCTCTCATGGCTGTCACATCTCTGTCTGAGCTCACAACTCTTACACTGTCAGGAGTGCAGTCTGTGACCTCGGACCGAGTGCTGGCACTTCTGTCAG GTCTCTCGCTCACACGGCTGGTGCTCCCTGGACGGCGCTGTCTCACACACCACGGTCTGTCCTTTCTCCAGCAGCTGAGTACACTTGTTGAGTTGGACCTGACTGATCACACTCACATCACAGACCAGGGTGTCCAGCATGTCTCCCACCTGCGCAG ACTGCAGGTCCTCTCCTTGTGTAACACGTCGGTGTCGGACGCCGGACTGGTCCATTTGCAGGGTCTGAGGCACCTGGAGGAGCTGAGTCTGGACCGTACTAAAGTGACCAGCAGAGGGGTGTCTCGGTGCATCCCACACCTGCCACACCTGCAG GTTCTGGGGCTCGCAGACACGGCTGTTGGGGATAATGTGTTAAAACTTGGCATCAGACGCTGCAAAAACCTGCTGAAGGTCAATCTCAGCCGGACACGGGTGACCAACAAGG GTCTCTGTTTTCTGAGAGAAGTTTCTATAGTGCAGATGAACCTGGACGGCACTGGCGTGACGGGGCAGGGGGTAGCTGACCTCATGTTGTCCTGCACTTCCATCCTAAGCATCCGGGCCAACAGCCTTCGCCTTATCCCTGCGCAAGAAATTTCCGACGAGGAGGACTAA
- the LOC128497315 gene encoding zinc finger protein 845-like produces MYGGRGSRESAAEELLPYAVSPENLFNRKEPDLTEVKYEVQVEIEGQDLSNMADTSPTETLRPFQCLVCGKGFGHKHNLAKHQRVHTGERPYSCEHCGKRFRQKQHLTKHLRLHNGERPYKCHECGCGFSLKHNLTTHQRIHSGQKPCSFAQCDKTFSRRENLLIHKKSHERTRGAVGDVEAGHTSTHPPGEQDFLTADLPAHHKAGSPRRREPAAVTKPFICPQCGKRFGNKQTFVNHYRIHTGERPYSCPQCDWSFVQKQHLTKHMRVHTGEKPYKCSQCGGSYSTKYNLFTHMKIHSGEKPYTCIHCGRGFISRKTHHLHQSIRCRKLPPTPAPPGSVQQNPPETQPERTTTPNSHNKKGFVQWGPQSGLPTYDCNVCAKIFKHRQSLIRHLRIHSGERPYTCPECGKTFNRKGILTVHQKTHQRQAMRQALNAQIMSPGDSAAESSGMNILERRHQEELRGPHPEAGVHASDQRVKTFKEKRLLTKRLPRADKPYTCNECGRSFSLKYNLLAHKGSHSGKASYPCTKCLKSFSSKDKLRSHQKLHFNKSIALHDQGTKRIHGRRVFVCPVCGKTFNQRFTLVNHLRIHSGERPYSCPVCKKNFTQKQHLTKHHRLHTGEKPYSCQDCGRTFSLKHNLTTHRRIHTGERPYACGQCGKKFNRRGILLIHERIHPKQEELTEEGAQIVVVVE; encoded by the coding sequence ATGTACGGAGGACGCGGGTCTCGGGAATCGGCCGCAGAGGAGCTCCTCCCTTACGCCGTTTCACCCGAAAACCTTTTTAACCGCAAGGAGCCGGATCTCACCGAAGTCAAATACGAGGTGCAGGTTGAGATAGAAGGACAGGATCTTTCCAACATGGCCGACACCAGTCCCACGGAGACCCTGCGGCCCTTTCAGTGCCTGGTGTGCGGAAAGGGTTTTGGTCACAAACACAACCTGGCAAAGCACCAGCGGGTTCACACGGGCGAGCGCCCGTACAGCTGCGAGCATTGCGGCAAACGCTTCAGACAGAAGCAACATCTCACCAAACACCTCCGGCTCCACAACGGGGAGCGGCCCTACAAGTGCCACGAGTGCGGCTGCGGATTCAGCTTAAAGCACAACCTGACCACGCACCAAAGGATCCACAGCGGCCAGAAGCCGTGCTCCTTCGCTCAGTGCGACAAGACCTTCAGCCGCCGGGAGAACCTGCTTATCCATAAAAAAAGTCACGAGAGGACAAGAGGAGCCGTCGGTGACGTGGAAGCGGGCCATACGTCCACCCATCCCCCCGGAGAGCAGGACTTCCTCACGGCAGACCTGCCGGCCCACCACAAAGCCGGCTCTCCGAGGAGGAGAGAACCGGCCGCCGTTACCAAACCGTTCATATGCCCCCAGTGTGGAAAACGCTTCGGCAACAAGCAGACCTTTGTCAATCACTACCGGATACACACCGGTGAAAGGCCCTACTCCTGCCCGCAGTGCGACTGGTCCTTCGTGCAGAAGCAGCACCTAACCAAGCACATGCGCGTCCACACCGGTGAGAAGCCGTACAAGTGCAGCCAGTGCGGGGGCAGCTATAGCACAAAGTACAACCTCTTCACGCACATGAAGATCCACAGCGGAGAGAAGCCGTACACCTGCATCCACTGCGGGAGGGGGTTCATCAGCCGCAAAACCCACCACTTACACCAGTCCATTCGCTGCAGGAAATTACCTCCGACGCCGGCTCCCCCTGGCAGCGTTCAGCAGAATCCACCAGAAACACAACCGGAGCGTACTACGACCCCAAACAGCCACAACAAGAAAGGGTTCGTACAGTGGGGGCCGCAGTCTGGTCTGCCGACATATGACTGTAATGTTTGCGCCAAAATCTTCAAGCATCGGCAGAGTCTAATCAGACACCTGAGAATCCACTCGGGGGAGCGGCCGTATACCTGTCCCGAGTGCGGCAAGACCTTCAACCGCAAAGGAATCCTCACAGTGCACCAAAAGACGCACCAACGCCAAGCCATGCGTCAGGCCCTCAACGCACAGATAATGAGCCCAGGAGACTCCGCTGCGGAGTCATCAGGAATGAATATCCTGGAGCGGCGGCATCAGGAGGAGCTCAGGGGCCCTCACCCAGAAGCCGGCGTCCACGCCAGTGATCAACGCGTGAAAACATTTAAGGAGAAACGACTCCTTACCAAGCGGCTGCCCAGAGCTGATAAGCCGTATACGTGCAACGAGTGCGGGAGAAGCTTCAGCCTCAAGTACAATCTTCTTGCCCACAAGGGATCCCACTCCGGAAAGGCCTCGTACCCCTGCACCAAGTGTCTGAAAAGCTTCAGCAGCAAAGACAAACTGCGCTCCCACCAGAAGCTGCACTTCAATAAGTCCATCGCGCTTCACGACCAAGGGACCAAACGCATCCACGGTCGGCGCGTTTTCGTATGTCCGGTGTGTGGAAAGACCTTTAACCAAAGATTCACCCTCGTCAACCACCTGAGGATCCACTCTGGAGAGAGGCCGTACTCCTGTCCGGTATGCAAGAAAAACTTCACTCAAAAACAGCATTTAACCAAGCACCATCGACTGCACACCGGGGAGAAACCGTACTCCTGCCAGGACTGCGGTCGCACCTTCAGCCTGAAGCATAATCTGACCACCCACCGGAGGATCCATACCGGTGAAAGACCGTACGCCTGCGGCCAATGCGGCAAGAAGTTCAACCGCCGCGGTATCCTCCTCATTCATGAAAGAATTCACCCCAAGCAGGAAGAGCTTACAGAGGAAGGCGCCCAGATCGTTGTGGTCGTGGAGTAG